ggtaaaatttcatttttcataaactattcttctttattcaaacgctcaacattttttaaccTTGACAGAGAACACAGCTAGAGTTCCTGTTACGTTCATAATCCAGCAAGTAACGCCCATTCATTCgatgaaatcatttgaaatccaATTTATTAACGGGGATAAGGTttaagaaaacgaattttactTTCTTATTGTCAGTCAAATTAATCTACGCGTCTGTGGATTACATGCGACATTCATGGTGCATTTTTCATACAAAAGTGGACCAGCTCCATTCGTCGTAACAAAGAGTATGATGACAgctaacaatttttttttttataacagaGTGAGGAAATGTGTGCACCAATGTGACGTCGGCGGGCTCTGGTGTTGTCTAGTATCCAAACTTCCCCGGCGACTACGGCAATTCCGACAAATGCGTTGCCGTCATGGTCGTGCCAGCAGAAAGCgaatccaattgaaattcACCACCTTCAATTTGGAGACTAATAACCCAAGCCTTTGTTTGTGTAAACAATGAATCGATTTGAATCGATGGTATTTCATTAAATGTTCCCCAAGCCCCCCATTTCTAATGTACTTTATTGTTTTATACTAATATTACTGTGTATTTCAGTATTCGGTGGAATGAATATTTAACTTATTGTTTGACTTCTCAGGTTGATGAAGGATACACGTCTTTATTGCCATGTTCAACCGGAAGTACAGCTCCTGCAGTAGTCAACTCAACTAGCAACACAATATATTTGCCTTTTTATATACCACCGGTAGCAGTATTCAACCCAATAATTGGCAGGCGACTCACACGTTGCTGCGTGACGGTCCAAATTTCACATCAAAAATCCTATTTTCATTTAAACCGGgcgccattttcattttctttaatccTGAGCATGCAGGAAGATACAACTATTGCAACAGTACAATATCTACAACCGAAAAGCAACAATAGTGAAGATAAAGTCATAGTATAAAATaacttgttttccttctttatcAAGGTGCATTTTGACAGAATCAATTAGCGCTTCAATCTCTAACCCTTTggattttcataattatatttattatccGTTATATAACTACCGCATGTTGTTATAACAGCCGTTGTTTTTGAAGTAGTGTAGGTGCATGTGGATACAGGTGTACCTGGATGTGGACACGTCAGTACAACTAGCTGGGCAATGGAACCAATTTGTACCGAGCTCAATTATAGATCCAACACATGCGCACCTGCTGGCAATGTGGCATCAGGTGTTGGCTATTAATGTGCAAATATATTTTGATTCCCTCCATTTTAGAGAACCTGTTGAAGCAAACTGGACTCTGGCCGACCGGATAAAAAGAGGACCGCCCGGTGGTGCAGAGACAGGATTCAACGAGAGCTGCGCATCGACTAGGCACGGACAACCTCCTCTCTCTTCGCCATCCAGCAATCCAGTTCAGCAGGTGATACTATTCTTCGCCTAAAGTTTAGACTAGATTTGTCACCGTTGTCTCTTTTAATCGgctttcatttgtttctgatttgattttgacgaGACAAAGTTATTGACGACGAGAATCATGACGAAGAAATCGAGTGCCAGGGTTATGCTGGCCTTGGTTTGGTCGTGTTGCTGAACGATCCAAGTCATCACGGGGACTCCAGTCGGAACACCTGAAATGGATCGAGATTGCGGATTGCCCTTGACCGAGGCAGAACTTGCATGCGTTTCAACATTTGGCAAAGCAGGTAGTATATCGTTTTCGACTTAATTTTGATGCCTCTACTTCTAATATCGAatggtttcatttttatttggatcGTTTACTTTAGCACCTGATGACTTCCCCACGTCCGAGGGAGATGACATCGTCAGCCTACCGAATCAACCCAATAAGAACGCTTTCGTTGATAGAAAATGGCCCAATGCTAGCGCAATTCCATACGTCATCGACTCGGCATTTGGTATGACGCCCCTCATTTTGTCCATGTCGCTTTTCATTgaatcaaaatgttttatgCAATCGTAATTATTCAATCAGATGCCAAGGCGCGATGCGCCATCGGTTACGCCATGACGCAGTGTACCACAAGATTTCCTGCATTCGCTTCGTCCCGCGTACGATCCAGTCGGACTACatcaaaatcaacaaattCGATACCACAGAGTACGTATACGCTTCGCCAGAAACATTTATTAGTTGTTGACCGATTCGTTAATTGTGGTTTGACACTTTCAACAGTTTAAGTTGCTCCTCAACAGGACTCGGTTTCTATAAAGGTTTAGAAGCACACCACATCACTTTGTCGACTAGCTGTTACCAGTATAAACCGGGAACCGTCATACACGAATTGATGCATCGTATCGGGTTTGCCCACGAACACAATCGACCCGATCGTGACACATACGTCAACATTCTTTGggataaaattattgaaaaaggtTAGTCCGATTCATTGACTTTCGTTTAAGTGTCTAATAAGTGACGGGGGAATAACTGGGTGGCCATATTCTTTCGTTACTTTTCAATCAGACCGGAGGCAGTACGCCATTACGCAAGGATCCAGCCTTATCTATAGATACGACTATGGTCAGTTTGAAAATTGatattccttttctcttttgtgaacttttgtttaatttgtttgtgttttttatgCCGCAAGTTCCGTGATGCATTATCCGCTGGGTATTAAAATGACGACGAAATTAAACACCAATGGGGCTGTCATTGGACAGCGAGATGGTTTAAGTAAGGTACGTTCAAATGAATGCAATTGCCAAACTTGCAACTCGACTTTTGACGTGCAAGAATTCCAAGATCACGTTTATCTATAGAAACAAATTATCTCGTTTTTTTCTATGCTCAACAGAATGATGTCATCAAACTCGCACTGATGTACTGCCTAAGGGGGTGATAACGCTAACTTTTGAAACGCACCAAGTGTTGCAGTTCAACCATTCCTCGCTGCAACGATTCCCCGTTACTCTTCACACAAGATGTAATTCTGTCGTTGAATTTtgacactttgtttaatatttgGGTGGaggttattttaattt
The sequence above is drawn from the Daphnia pulicaria isolate SC F1-1A chromosome 1, SC_F0-13Bv2, whole genome shotgun sequence genome and encodes:
- the LOC124349502 gene encoding hatching enzyme 1.2-like, whose translation is MRHRLRHDAVYHKISCIRFVPRTIQSDYIKINKFDTTDLSCSSTGLGFYKGLEAHHITLSTSCYQYKPGTVIHELMHRIGFAHEHNRPDRDTYVNILWDKIIEKDRRQYAITQGSSLIYRYDYGSVMHYPLGIKMTTKLNTNGAVIGQRDGLSKNDVIKLALMYCLRG